TCAGGGGAATCAGGCAGCATCTCAGGTCCATCCTGTTCACATTCCTCTTCAGGCACACTGGGTAGAGAGGGATACTCCTGCTTGACGAAGATACTATGGAGGTCTGGGGAGAGTGTGTTTGCCTCAGGAGTACTGTTGTCAGTGGCCCCAGGAGTCTGAGCGATGTCCACATCCCCAGGGCTAGGAGAGGGGACAATAGGTGGACAGGGATCCTCAGCCTCCTCCTTGACCTGGGTCTGTATGTCTGAAGTGACTGCATTGGCATTATCAAGAGACTCAGACAACATGAGACTAAGTATGGCATTTACCCTAGCAGTCTCCTGGGTAGTgttgtctatatccacagtctcCTGGGTAGTGTTGTCTACATCCACAGCCTCCTGGGTAGTGTTGTCTACCTCATGAGGAGTCCGTGTACTGCTGTCTACAAGGTTTGGAGAGGGTTTCTCCTCATCCCAAGACTCCTTCCCTGACTCTGCAGATGAACTCTGACCCCCAGCCGACTGGCTCTTTTTGTCCCTCTTGGGTTTCCTCCTCTTGCTCTTCTTCTTTTTGCTTTTTTTGGAGTGTTTGTGGCGTGATGGAGCTGTGTCGCTGCTGTCGTTGGCTGGCTGCTTGTCTTTTTGGGATGTTTTCCCAGGGCTCctgctcccctgtctcttcctcttagAGGCCTCTCCAGGGCTCctgctcccctgtctcttcctcttagAGGACTCTCCAGGGCTCctgctcccctgtctcttcctcttagAGGACTCTCCAGGGCTCctgctcccctgtctcctcctcttagAGGACTCTCCAGGGCTCctgctcccctgtctcttcctcttagAGGCCTCTCCAGGGCTCCTGCTCCCTGGTCTCTTCCTCTTAGAGGACTCTCCAGGGCTCctgctcccctgtctcttccACTTAGAGGACTCTCCAGGGCTGGCTGATCTGGATCTCCCCCTACTAGCCTCTGTGGGtgaacccctccacccctctctcttgctcccatctCGGTCTCTGCTCCCATCCCGCCGGTCTCTGTCCCTGCTCCTGCCTCTGTCCCTCctatctctgctcctgtctctcctttctctgtccctACTCCTCGACCTGAGTCTTGTGCTGGTACGACTGGTCCAAGACCTGTCACTCTGAAGACTATCTCTCCTTTGGGCTATTCTGCTCTCCCTACTTctactcctcctgctcctctccccccGTCGGCTCTGTGACCTCTCGGTCCACGAGGAGCGGTTACTTCTCTCAGAGAACCAGCCCCCAGCGAAAGACCCGGTACCTCCTCCTCCCCGGTCGGGGGACATGTGCAGGTCCCTGTCCGCCTCCCAGAACTCATTTCCAGGGTTACGGTACACGTGCAGGAAGTTGCAGTGCTTTCCTTTCGGACACTTCTGTCGGTCGAACAAACCTGTGGAGGATCACGGCAATCAAACAAATACCAGGGTCTTAATGATATACACAACTTATGACTAGCATGATTCTGTACAAATCTTGGTAGGTAGGTGTATTGTGGTTCTCAGTTGTACTTTTGTGTTCCATTCACTCACCACATATAGCAGTCTTCCATCTGGTGACAGGAGAGAACTCACACTGGAGCTGTTTACCAGCGTACCATCTTCCATTGAACATCATGAAGGCCTCTTTGCACTGCTCCTCTCTAAAGACACAGACAGCAAAGAGAAAAATAGACCGTAAAAGATACACTACTTGATTACTCAAAATTGAGAAACACCATTGTTTCTTCGCCTACAAAACCTATCAGACCATTTTCATAAGCTGCTTAGTTTACTTACGTGTCAAACTGGACATAAACATTTCCTCTCAAATGTGGCTCAAAGTTGCAGCTGACCTGAAGAcagagacaaaacgagagagaagTTTGATTCATTGCCCCTCAAGAGTGGATAGGTCTCCTTTCCATTGAATCATTCCTTCCAGTCCAGCAAGACAAACATCATATTCACCTTAAACTGCACCACCTTGCCAGCAGTCCTGAACTCAGGAAGTACATCCTCGTAGAAATCCACAAACTGCTGTTGTACCTCCTCCTCGCTGTGCTCCAGACAGGCGTCTGTATCGTAGTCGTCCCGTGACCTCTGGTCCATCCCGAAAGTCGCAAACATCCCCCGGATCATCAGAGTAGGGCTGGACGGGGGGTGGACATGCTTACGAGAGCACCTGACCAGTCAGGTAAGCAGAAGATTTCATTAGTTAAACGCTAATATAAAGAAAATATGGTATACAAATGACTGTGCTATGCAGTATTCTGAAAGATGAGCTTCATTTAAGGAAAATTAACAAGAATGCACTTCCCAGGACTCCCTGGAAAAAGGTGTTGGACTATCCTAGCTAAAAATAATCATACAaataattatagtaataatattaaaaacaaaaaattataaatatacaaataaaaaataaattataattagaaaaatacaaataaaaataaattataaaaacacaataaaaaaatgaaatgtgTTCCTATTTAGAACCATTACCAACCTGTCGCCGAAGCGGCAGGCTCCAGTTTTGAGGAAGAAGGGACAGTTAGCCCGATCTTGCTCCGTACCAAAATCTGGAGCCTCGGGGTTTCTCCAGGGACCCCCATTCTCCAGCTACACGCAAAACAGGAAGTAGAATAGGTTAGTTTCTTTAAGAATTGCAAAACTCATCCTTGTGTAACACTTAACTGCTTTACAGAAAAATGTTCCATCAAAGACGGTCAAGACTCCTTTCCAAACATCAACTTGGTATGCAATATGCATTTGGTTTGTGTTTTTCATACCTGACTCTCAGCCTGGTCCAACATTTTCTGTACAGCTTCCTATAAATGGTGCAAACATAGGATGGGCTGGTGAAAACCTGCAGTGGCATATCTGGATGTCTGTTACTGCAAGTCAAGAATCTCTTACCAGTGGTTGAAAGCCGAGCCACAAAATATGCCTTTGTACAAAGACACTAGACATAAGAActgcaaaggtgtgtgtgtgtgtgtgtatattttgtcCCTGAGCAGTATGAGAATAACCAGAAGACATGAGGAAAcaaatccacagataaaagaTACATCCTTGTCCCATGGCAGCACAGACCTGTAGGAGTGTCCCTCTTTGTGTGTATCTTAGTTAAGGTCTTTGCGTGTATCACAGTTAAGGAAAAACACGTGGATAAAAGTGGATGTCTGAGGCAAAAACACTTCTTTCTCACACAAAAGACACATTACTGTGTAATATTTCTTAAGTTAAAACCATTGTGTGACCAAAATACAAAAGGAAGAGGATATGTAGCTCTTCCATTGTGCGTTTATCCTCCCGGTGCACGtttcacctctctgtctctcttctcctgtttcttctgctccttctcctcttcctctctcctctgctgggCCTCCCATTCCTGCTTTATCCTCGCCTGCAGACATGGAAAGCGGTTACACACATTATTTCAGTGAAgcatgtgggggggggggcacttcATTTGGCCCAAGTTCTGGTTAaacttagggaatagggtgccattctacattgtgacagttctgtacctcctcttcctcctgtctcttcctTGCAGCGTCTTCCCTCTCCCACCGGAGTCTGAATTCCTGCTGggccagcctctccctctccagccaCTCCTGGTCTAGGCGCCGTCTGAATCaaaacacattttatttgtcacatgcgccgaatacaacaggttaccgtgaaatgcttacctacaagcccttaaccaacaatgcagtacaataattgtttgtttttttaactaTCAAAACATAacacaatacatttacataacgaggctatacacatggggtaccagtaccgagtcaatgtgtgggggtacaggttagtcgaggtcatttgtaaagtgactatgcatggataataaacagtgaaAAAAAAGATGGGGGGGGTATTTGATTGGTTGTTCAGCCTTTAGGTCCCGGACCAAGGCGCTACAGTACcgcgcggtagcagagagaacagttgattggagtctgacaattttttgaATACAGGACACATGGAACAATATTACAGACCCTGAAAAAAGTGCCATTGCTTATCAGCTTAAAACTGTAGAAATATTTGCTACCTTTCTTCCTCAGCCTTcctttcatcatcatcatcatgttctGGTGGAGAATCATCTCCATTTTCTGAGGGTTTAGGGAGATGAATTAGAGCTCGTCAGTGGATGGTTAGACATTCAGAATACATAGTCCCCGTCGGGAATTAGGCTGATAAACAACTGGCTAGTAGTAGAGAGAATATCATGTAGGATTTTCAAATATAACCACTGTGACATACCACCAGATTCTCTGATTTGGGCTTTGGCGAGGGCTTGGCGTTTTCgttttcttctttctttcttcttcaaAGATGCCCTGCGTTTTTGACTGTGGGGAAATATAACAAGGCATGGGTTGTCTAAGTTACTATCTATTCAGTGTTTGTCAACACAGTCACTGCGAGCTTGCTAACGTTAGTTATCGACTTGACTACCGTAATTAGATACCTTACAGCACTACGGTGTGATTCTTTGGCACCACCATGCATATAAATTAAATTTACATGACATAACAACATCAGATTAACGCCAATTATCTTAACATACCCCAATGAGGTTGCGGACACCGCAGAAAGTATTGATGCTGCCATTTTGGAGAAAACTCATTCAATTCGTCAGGGGTCAAAGTTGAACATTTCACTCTTCGTTTGAAATGTTTGTCAAAATCGTTTTAAACGAATATGACTTGCACCGTATGAATCGTTCCGTTGTACTGTCGCCATAAACTTTTACATTTGAACGCATTAATTTTTAGATTGTTCGACGATAAATCACTTCCTGGTCATGTCTGCGCACGCGCCGTTACTACGTTGTTGTGAGAACGCATGCGCTGTGCTCTCCATCCTCGGATGCGCGCATAAAAGAAAGAGGGATTTTGAGTGGTCAACAAATTCCGCTGTGTTTTGGCCTTTTGCGAATAATATAGAATAGCTACCTAGTTACCTTGCTTTCGGGCAAACCCACGGGTGACCTAAAATTGCAGGATCCCCTAAAACCCAAACATGGCGGATAAAGAAGGTATGGAATTGATGGGCTCGGTTCATTTCATGCATGCTTTGTGTGCGCGGCTGGATGCATAGCCAAATGAAAAGTGCggtctgttagctagctatgCTAACCAGTACAGGCTGCATACGTTCGGCCTGGGTTTACTATCTGTGCTCCATAAGTTGAGAATTTAGATAGCTAACTAATAGTTTATCTTGTTAAATAAATTATTAGCTATCTAGCTCACATTGACAGTCCTCCCGCTTGCTTGTGTAACATGCAAATGAGGCACAACTGGCCCGAGGGTACAGGAATGCAGTAAATCCCAACGTTACACTAGCCTTGGTAGTAACTGTCCAAGTGTTGCTTCTTTCACTGTTCTAGTGTACGACGATGCAGTTGAGGAGCGGGTGATCAATGAAGAATACAAAATCTGGAAGAAGAATACTCCTTTCCTCTATGACCTGGTGATGACCCACGCGCTGGAGTGGCCCAGTCTCACTGTGCAGTGGCTACCTGACGtcaacaggtacagtagccaaTGCTACGTCACCATTTctgttcctcttgctgctctcaACATAAAACTGTGTGCTGACCTACCTAATATACTGAACATTGTATTGTTCTCTCTACCAACCTGGCCTTCCTTGTCAGCCATTCTAGTTTAGTCTAGAAAAGCATGTTATTTTGCCATGTGGTGTCTTCTGACATAGCAGTGCACTACATTCGACTATAGgtctcttgtcaaaagtagtgcacttagggaatagtgtgccacttCAGACACACACAAGGACCGTATTTAATGTGTCTCTCTGTGCAGGCCGGATGGAAAGGACTATGCGGTCCACAGACTGGTACTGGGAACTCACACGTCAGATGAGCAGAATCACCTGGTGATCGCCAGCGTACAGGTCCCCAACGATGACGCCCAGTTTGATGCTTCCCACTACGACAGTGAAAAAGGAGCAGGTATGTTCATCGTAGTATGATCTCTTCTCTCTACATTTTGAGGATGGTCtcccggacacagattaagcctagtcccgGATTTAAAAATAATTTTAATAGACATTTTccattagttttttttttttgtctgggAATCTGGCCTTATATGCATATAAGTCAAGATGTTATCGGCACAGTGAACATTATCTCTTGAGAAAATATGCTGAATATGCAGTATTTCTTCCTCAGAATTTGGAGGTTTTGGATCCGTGAGTGGAAAGATAGAGATTGAGATCAAGATAAACCACGAGGGTGAAGTGAACCGGGCCAGGTACATGCCTCAGAACCCCTGCATCATTGCTACCAAGACCCCCACCTCAGACGTACTGGTCTTTGACTACACCAAGCACCCTTCCAAACCAGGtaagacaatacaatacacatcTGGTAAATAGATCACTGCTctttaaaacaaatcaaaatgctaTTGGACGTGATTCAAATGTTTGAGTCTGCACTTTTGGAACGATTCCATCCGACCAGGAAAACATAAATCCGGTTCCTGAAAGTAGTAACTTTATGTATTTGACCCTTTTCTGGTCTTAACATTTTTCTACCatcttgtctctccctctcatagACCCCAGTGGTGAGTGCAGCCCAGACCTGCGCCTGCGGGGCCACCAGAAGGAGGGCTACGGCCTGTCCTGGAACCCCAACCTCAGTGGCAACCTGCTCAGTGCTTCTGATGACCACGTAAGTGTCTCTCTCTACACTCCGTCAGCACAACATTTTCCCCTGTGCGTTTTAAGAATTTCAAGCTAGATTGTGGCTTTCACTGAAAATGAAAGTGTTTTTGCATTGTTATTAAGCAAACTTATTAGATCTAGACAAATGCTATATGAACTACTATATATTGTGTTATTAAGAAGTGCACTGACATGTTTAATGTCCAGACGATCTGCCTGTGGGACATCGGTGCTGGTCCTAAGGAGGGGAAGATAGTGGATGCTAAGACCATCTTCACCGGTCACACTGCAGTGGTGGAGGACGTGTCCTGGCACCTGCTCCACGAATCACTGTTTGGCTCTGTGGCCGACGACCAGAAACTGATGATGTGAGGGAGCCTTCTGTTTATTATTTTTCTACTCTCAATGTATTTTCACACAATCTGATACTTTGAAGTTGTAACTAATCATGTGACATCCAGTGTGTTTTATGTACAGTGTGTTGCCTTAAACTTTCCACACAAGATCTCTCAAAGGAAAAGTTATTTGGAAACTGGATGGAAGGATCTGATTCTCTTAACTGTCGATCCCTTAATTCAGTCTCTATTTATAAGGAACTCCGAATGGCTttaaacttactcttgaaagttgtaatactAGAAGGTGCCGTTTTGAAATGGGGTCCATCACTATTCCAGTCATTGAATACCGTAGCTATTTATAATTTGtcaaatgtccagatcaactagcccatgtcagctaatgttTTAAGGTTTTTTTAGCCCATAGATTGTTGTAATTTGTCTGTCAtttcacatgaatacacattaaaCATGGCAAAGTGTATAGAAAAacaattagctttaaaacagcaaaaTGTTAATTGTACCCCATGACAAAATAAACTTTAAACCTGAAATTCTCTCCATCAACAAGAGGGGTATGACCAGTCCTTGTGTCAATAGATATAGATGTGGC
This genomic window from Oncorhynchus nerka isolate Pitt River linkage group LG2, Oner_Uvic_2.0, whole genome shotgun sequence contains:
- the zrsr2 gene encoding U2 small nuclear ribonucleoprotein auxiliary factor 35 kDa subunit-related protein 2 isoform X1; amino-acid sequence: MAASILSAVSATSLGQKRRASLKKKERRKRKRQALAKAQIRESGENGDDSPPEHDDDDERKAEEERRRLDQEWLERERLAQQEFRLRWEREDAARKRQEEEEARIKQEWEAQQRREEEEKEQKKQEKRDREEAVQKMLDQAESQLENGGPWRNPEAPDFGTEQDRANCPFFLKTGACRFGDRCSRKHVHPPSSPTLMIRGMFATFGMDQRSRDDYDTDACLEHSEEEVQQQFVDFYEDVLPEFRTAGKVVQFKVSCNFEPHLRGNVYVQFDTEEQCKEAFMMFNGRWYAGKQLQCEFSPVTRWKTAICGLFDRQKCPKGKHCNFLHVYRNPGNEFWEADRDLHMSPDRGGGGTGSFAGGWFSERSNRSSWTERSQSRRGERSRRSRSRESRIAQRRDSLQSDRSWTSRTSTRLRSRSRDRERRDRSRDRRDRGRSRDRDRRDGSRDRDGSKREGWRGSPTEASRGRSRSASPGESSKWKRQGSRSPGESSKRKRPGSRSPGEASKRKRQGSRSPGESSKRRRQGSRSPGESSKRKRQGSRSPGESSKRKRQGSRSPGEASKRKRQGSRSPGKTSQKDKQPANDSSDTAPSRHKHSKKSKKKKSKRRKPKRDKKSQSAGGQSSSAESGKESWDEEKPSPNLVDSSTRTPHEVDNTTQEAVDVDNTTQETVDIDNTTQETARVNAILSLMLSESLDNANAVTSDIQTQVKEEAEDPCPPIVPSPSPGDVDIAQTPGATDNSTPEANTLSPDLHSIFVKQEYPSLPSVPEEECEQDGPEMLPDSPDDDDP
- the zrsr2 gene encoding uncharacterized protein zrsr2 isoform X2, with the protein product MLDQAESQLENGGPWRNPEAPDFGTEQDRANCPFFLKTGACRFGDRCSRKHVHPPSSPTLMIRGMFATFGMDQRSRDDYDTDACLEHSEEEVQQQFVDFYEDVLPEFRTAGKVVQFKVSCNFEPHLRGNVYVQFDTEEQCKEAFMMFNGRWYAGKQLQCEFSPVTRWKTAICGLFDRQKCPKGKHCNFLHVYRNPGNEFWEADRDLHMSPDRGGGGTGSFAGGWFSERSNRSSWTERSQSRRGERSRRSRSRESRIAQRRDSLQSDRSWTSRTSTRLRSRSRDRERRDRSRDRRDRGRSRDRDRRDGSRDRDGSKREGWRGSPTEASRGRSRSASPGESSKWKRQGSRSPGESSKRKRPGSRSPGEASKRKRQGSRSPGESSKRRRQGSRSPGESSKRKRQGSRSPGESSKRKRQGSRSPGEASKRKRQGSRSPGKTSQKDKQPANDSSDTAPSRHKHSKKSKKKKSKRRKPKRDKKSQSAGGQSSSAESGKESWDEEKPSPNLVDSSTRTPHEVDNTTQEAVDVDNTTQETVDIDNTTQETARVNAILSLMLSESLDNANAVTSDIQTQVKEEAEDPCPPIVPSPSPGDVDIAQTPGATDNSTPEANTLSPDLHSIFVKQEYPSLPSVPEEECEQDGPEMLPDSPDDDDP
- the rbb4l gene encoding histone-binding protein RBBP7 isoform X1, with translation MADKEVYDDAVEERVINEEYKIWKKNTPFLYDLVMTHALEWPSLTVQWLPDVNRPDGKDYAVHRLVLGTHTSDEQNHLVIASVQVPNDDAQFDASHYDSEKGAEFGGFGSVSGKIEIEIKINHEGEVNRARYMPQNPCIIATKTPTSDVLVFDYTKHPSKPDPSGECSPDLRLRGHQKEGYGLSWNPNLSGNLLSASDDHTICLWDIGAGPKEGKIVDAKTIFTGHTAVVEDVSWHLLHESLFGSVADDQKLMIWDTRSNNTSKPSHAVDAHTAEVNCLSFNPYSEFILATGSADKTVALWDLRNLKLKLHSFESHKDEIFQQVQWSPHNETILASSGTDRRLNVWDLSKIGEEQSAEDAEDGPPELLFIHGGHTAKISDFTWNPNEPWVICSVSEDNIMQVWQMAENIYNDEEPDTPASELEGQGS
- the rbb4l gene encoding histone-binding protein RBBP7 isoform X2; its protein translation is MADKEVYDDAVEERVINEEYKIWKKNTPFLYDLVMTHALEWPSLTVQWLPDVNRPDGKDYAVHRLVLGTHTSDEQNHLVIASVQVPNDDAQFDASHYDSEKGAEFGGFGSVSGKIEIEIKINHEGEVNRARYMPQNPCIIATKTPTSDVLVFDYTKHPSKPDPSGECSPDLRLRGHQKEGYGLSWNPNLSGNLLSASDDHTICLWDIGAGPKEGKIVDAKTIFTGHTAVVEDVSWHLLHESLFGSVADDQKLMIWDTRSNNTSKPSHAVDAHTAEVNCLSFNPYSEFILATGSADKTVALWDLRNLKLKLHSFESHKDEIFQVQWSPHNETILASSGTDRRLNVWDLSKIGEEQSAEDAEDGPPELLFIHGGHTAKISDFTWNPNEPWVICSVSEDNIMQVWQMAENIYNDEEPDTPASELEGQGS